One Rhizobium sp. NRK18 genomic window carries:
- a CDS encoding L,D-transpeptidase — MLKLSTLLAAAAFTVTSLSGISSANALTSTTRTASPKPPADVVMVATNRKEVNPKFKKQIVRFSTTEKPGTIIVDTNNKFLYYTLGNNRAIRYGIGVGREGFGWSGVVKVRRKAEWPGWTPPPQMIARERKKGHILPAYMPGGEDNPLGARALYLYNGGGDSGFRIHGTNQPWSIGQNMSSGCIRMMNKDVTDLYERVALGTKVIVVGPGNRQGNVQYDDRGVDILRTLFGG; from the coding sequence ATGCTGAAGCTATCGACGCTGCTGGCAGCGGCCGCGTTCACCGTAACCAGCCTGTCGGGCATATCGTCCGCCAACGCCCTGACGTCGACAACGCGCACCGCAAGCCCGAAGCCGCCGGCCGATGTGGTCATGGTCGCGACCAACCGCAAGGAAGTGAACCCGAAGTTCAAGAAGCAGATCGTGCGGTTCTCGACCACCGAAAAGCCAGGAACGATCATCGTCGATACCAACAACAAGTTCCTCTATTATACGCTCGGCAACAACCGCGCGATCCGCTATGGCATCGGTGTCGGCCGCGAAGGCTTCGGCTGGTCTGGCGTGGTGAAGGTGCGCCGCAAGGCCGAATGGCCCGGCTGGACGCCGCCGCCGCAGATGATCGCCCGCGAGCGCAAGAAGGGCCATATCCTGCCGGCCTACATGCCCGGCGGCGAGGACAATCCGCTCGGAGCCCGCGCGCTCTACCTTTACAATGGCGGCGGCGATTCCGGCTTCCGTATTCACGGCACCAACCAGCCGTGGTCGATCGGCCAGAACATGTCGTCGGGCTGCATCCGCATGATGAACAAGGACGTCACGGATCTCTACGAACGCGTCGCGCTCGGCACCAAGGTCATCGTCGTCGGCCCCGGCAACCGCCAGGGCAATGTCCAGTACGACGACAGGGGCGTGGACATCCTGCGCACGCTGTTCGGCGGCTAA
- a CDS encoding LysR family transcriptional regulator yields the protein MTNLEDLDVFVRVAATGSMSAAGRILGLSPAVISKRIKRLEERLGTRLFQRTTRQIALTEAGKGYHDRVTAILADLEDAEAFASGRSSEMHGTLKISAPTSFGRMHIAPHLKTFMERHPGISIQLMLTDEFTDIVGGGFDLAIRIAELTDSSLVARRLAPVRRILCASSEYIAAHGAPRSIEELKTHICLPAHNNDSWRLEGPEGPVVLRPEGKLITNSSEVIREAVIGGLGIALRSTWDIGPELKARRIVQVLPAYESSRNVALSAVYPSREFLPQKVRAFIDYLAGLYGPSPYWDR from the coding sequence ATGACAAACCTGGAAGACCTCGACGTGTTCGTCCGCGTCGCCGCAACGGGCAGCATGTCGGCGGCGGGCCGCATTCTCGGGCTTTCGCCGGCGGTGATCTCCAAGCGCATCAAGCGGCTGGAAGAGCGGCTCGGCACGAGGCTCTTCCAGCGTACCACCCGGCAGATCGCCCTGACCGAGGCCGGCAAGGGCTATCATGACCGGGTGACGGCGATCCTTGCCGACCTCGAGGACGCCGAAGCCTTCGCCTCGGGCCGTTCAAGCGAGATGCACGGCACGTTGAAGATTTCCGCACCGACCTCCTTCGGGCGCATGCACATCGCACCGCACCTGAAGACCTTCATGGAGCGCCATCCCGGCATCTCGATCCAGCTGATGCTGACCGACGAATTCACAGATATCGTCGGCGGCGGTTTCGATCTCGCCATCCGCATCGCCGAACTGACGGATTCGAGCCTTGTCGCCCGCCGGCTGGCGCCGGTGCGCCGCATCCTCTGCGCGTCATCGGAATACATTGCCGCTCATGGCGCACCGCGATCGATCGAGGAGCTGAAGACGCATATCTGCCTGCCGGCGCACAACAATGACAGCTGGCGGCTCGAAGGGCCGGAAGGGCCGGTGGTGCTGCGGCCGGAGGGCAAGCTCATCACCAATTCCAGCGAGGTGATCCGGGAGGCGGTAATCGGCGGGCTCGGCATCGCACTCCGATCCACCTGGGATATCGGTCCGGAACTGAAGGCCCGCCGGATCGTGCAGGTGCTCCCGGCTTACGAAAGCTCGCGCAATGTGGCGCTGTCGGCGGTCTATCCGAGCCGCGAATTCCTGCCGCAGAAGGTGCGCGCCTTCATCGACTATCTGGCTGGGCTTTACGGCCCCTCGCCCTATTGGGACCGATAG
- a CDS encoding DNA-3-methyladenine glycosylase I, which yields MRSFSAIYDLAVQRKGSADEIEAHVIRPKESDEIAAMPDDRYLALMTKCIFQAGFNWKVVEAMWPGFEAAFEGFDIAYCAMLHDEDFERLVSDERIVRHGPKIKAVQDNARFVADLAEEHGSAGRFFADWPAEDYVGLLDILKKRGTRLGGNTGQYFLRFAGVDSFILSQSVVNRLIAEGVVDKAPSSARQMAVVQKAFNIWKEQSGRSLTEISRVLAVSID from the coding sequence ATGCGTTCATTCTCGGCCATCTACGACCTCGCCGTTCAACGCAAGGGAAGCGCCGACGAGATCGAGGCGCATGTCATCCGACCCAAGGAATCAGACGAAATCGCCGCCATGCCGGACGACCGCTATCTGGCGCTAATGACGAAATGCATCTTTCAGGCCGGCTTCAACTGGAAGGTCGTCGAGGCCATGTGGCCCGGCTTCGAAGCGGCCTTCGAGGGTTTTGACATCGCCTATTGCGCCATGCTGCATGACGAGGATTTCGAACGTCTGGTGAGCGACGAGCGGATCGTCCGCCACGGGCCGAAGATCAAGGCGGTGCAGGACAATGCCCGCTTCGTGGCAGACCTTGCCGAAGAGCACGGCTCTGCCGGACGCTTCTTCGCCGACTGGCCGGCGGAGGATTATGTCGGACTCCTCGACATCCTCAAGAAGCGCGGCACGCGGCTCGGCGGCAATACCGGACAGTATTTCCTGCGCTTTGCCGGCGTGGACAGCTTCATCCTGTCGCAAAGCGTCGTCAACCGGCTGATCGCCGAGGGCGTCGTCGACAAGGCCCCGTCCTCCGCCAGGCAGATGGCGGTCGTGCAGAAGGCCTTCAACATCTGGAAGGAACAGTCCGGCCGGTCGCTCACCGAAATCAGCCGCGTGCTGGCGGTCAGCATCGACTGA
- a CDS encoding DUF6290 family protein: protein MNKRVTLDMPEEMLRLIEKYAAEAGTKPDAYMLHILEERLEDQYLLARAREAQRQIESGETNVVSEEEFWRGLEDCRLAI, encoded by the coding sequence ATGAACAAGCGCGTCACGCTCGATATGCCGGAAGAAATGCTTCGCCTCATTGAAAAATATGCGGCCGAAGCGGGCACGAAACCCGATGCCTACATGCTGCATATCCTCGAGGAACGGCTTGAGGACCAGTATTTGCTGGCGCGGGCCCGCGAAGCCCAGCGACAGATCGAAAGTGGAGAGACCAACGTCGTCAGCGAAGAGGAATTCTGGCGTGGCCTGGAAGATTGCAGGCTTGCGATTTGA
- a CDS encoding FAD-linked oxidase C-terminal domain-containing protein, protein MTGAIGFLEPKASVLSRRDIIVGDLADLLPPECLVHEARELVPFETDAFIAYRRVPLAVTLPQTTEHVSAVLKYCHRYGIPVVPRGAGTSLSGGAIPQKDAVVLGLSKMNRILDVDLANRTATVQAGVTNINISEAVSAEGFFYAPDPSSQLACTIGGNIGMNSGGAHCLKYGVTTNNLLGVKMVLVDGTVIELGGKHLDSGGYDLLGLVCGSEGQLGIVTEATVRLIAKPEGARPVLFGFETSEEAGSCVADIIGTGIIPVAIEFMDKQAVEICEAFAHAGYPLDVGALLIIEVEGSEKEMDAMLAEIVVIAGRHNVKVVKECQSATEAALIWKGRKSAFGATGRIADYICMDGTVPLSQLSYVLKKTSEITDGLGLRVANVFHAGDGNMHPLILYNINDPEDAARAEQAGNQILKLCVDAGGCLTGEHGVGIEKRDLMRHQYTDIDLDQQMAVRAAFDPDWLLNPSKVFPLDGRSAA, encoded by the coding sequence ATGACAGGCGCAATCGGATTTCTGGAGCCGAAGGCGTCGGTGCTGTCGCGGCGCGACATCATCGTCGGCGACCTTGCCGATCTCCTGCCGCCGGAATGCCTGGTGCATGAGGCGCGCGAGCTCGTGCCTTTCGAGACTGACGCCTTCATCGCCTATCGCCGCGTGCCGCTCGCCGTCACGCTGCCGCAGACCACCGAGCACGTCTCCGCGGTGCTGAAATACTGCCACCGTTACGGCATCCCCGTCGTTCCGCGCGGCGCAGGCACGTCGCTCTCCGGCGGGGCGATCCCGCAGAAGGACGCGGTCGTTCTCGGTCTCTCCAAGATGAACCGCATTCTCGACGTCGATCTTGCCAACCGCACGGCGACGGTGCAGGCGGGCGTCACCAACATCAACATTTCCGAGGCCGTCTCTGCGGAAGGCTTCTTCTACGCGCCGGATCCGAGCTCGCAGCTTGCCTGCACCATCGGCGGCAATATCGGCATGAATTCCGGCGGTGCGCACTGTTTGAAATATGGTGTCACCACCAACAATCTCCTCGGGGTCAAGATGGTGCTGGTCGACGGCACCGTCATCGAACTCGGCGGCAAGCATCTGGACTCCGGCGGTTACGACCTGCTGGGCCTCGTCTGCGGCTCGGAGGGCCAATTGGGCATCGTCACCGAGGCGACGGTTCGCCTGATTGCCAAGCCGGAAGGCGCCCGTCCGGTTCTCTTCGGCTTCGAGACATCTGAAGAGGCCGGGTCCTGCGTCGCCGACATCATCGGCACCGGCATCATTCCGGTCGCGATCGAATTCATGGACAAGCAGGCGGTGGAAATCTGCGAGGCCTTCGCCCATGCCGGCTATCCGCTCGATGTCGGCGCACTGCTGATCATCGAGGTCGAGGGGTCCGAGAAGGAAATGGACGCCATGCTCGCCGAGATCGTGGTGATTGCCGGCCGGCACAACGTCAAGGTCGTCAAGGAATGCCAGTCGGCGACCGAGGCGGCGCTGATCTGGAAGGGAAGGAAATCCGCCTTCGGCGCCACCGGCCGCATCGCCGACTACATCTGCATGGACGGCACCGTGCCGCTGAGCCAGCTGTCCTACGTGCTGAAGAAGACCTCGGAAATCACCGATGGCCTGGGTCTGCGCGTCGCCAACGTCTTTCACGCCGGCGACGGCAACATGCATCCGCTGATCCTCTACAACATCAACGATCCCGAGGATGCCGCCCGCGCCGAACAGGCCGGCAATCAGATCCTGAAACTCTGTGTCGATGCCGGCGGTTGCCTGACCGGCGAGCACGGAGTCGGCATCGAAAAGCGCGACCTCATGCGCCATCAGTATACGGATATCGATCTCGACCAGCAGATGGCCGTGCGCGCCGCCTTCGACCCGGATTGGCTGCTCAATCCGTCCAAGGTCTTCCCGCTGGATGGAAGGAGCGCGGCATGA
- a CDS encoding HAD family hydrolase, which produces MSAHHLTTIGFDADDTLWQNEQFYRLTEGEFVKMFGDYAEGEHIASRLLEAEKRNLQHYGFGIKGFTLSMIETAIEITEGKVPASTIGDILDIGRSLLSHPVETLPHVEETLAALAGKYMLVLITKGDLFDQERKLAQSGLGELFDAVEIVSDKTAVTYRRIFAETGDGPERAMMVGNSLKSDVVPAIAAGSYGVFVPHELTWVLEHVEPPREAPRFREISHLGELLPLIASLD; this is translated from the coding sequence ATGTCCGCCCATCACCTGACGACGATCGGTTTCGATGCCGATGACACGCTGTGGCAGAACGAGCAGTTCTACCGGCTGACGGAGGGCGAGTTCGTCAAGATGTTCGGCGACTATGCGGAAGGCGAGCACATCGCCAGCCGGCTGCTGGAGGCCGAGAAGCGCAATCTGCAGCATTACGGTTTCGGCATCAAAGGCTTCACCCTGTCGATGATCGAGACCGCGATCGAGATCACCGAAGGCAAGGTGCCGGCCAGCACCATCGGCGACATCCTCGATATCGGCCGTTCGCTGCTATCCCATCCGGTGGAAACCCTGCCGCATGTGGAAGAGACGCTTGCAGCCCTCGCCGGCAAGTACATGCTGGTGCTGATCACCAAGGGCGACCTGTTCGACCAGGAGCGCAAGCTGGCGCAATCCGGGCTCGGCGAGCTGTTCGATGCCGTCGAGATCGTTTCCGACAAGACCGCGGTAACCTATCGCCGCATCTTCGCCGAGACCGGCGACGGGCCGGAGCGGGCGATGATGGTCGGCAACTCTCTGAAGTCGGACGTCGTGCCGGCCATTGCCGCCGGCAGCTACGGCGTTTTCGTGCCGCACGAGTTGACCTGGGTGCTCGAACATGTCGAGCCGCCGCGCGAAGCGCCGCGCTTTCGCGAAATTTCCCATCTCGGCGAATTGCTGCCGCTGATCGCCTCACTCGACTGA
- the glcF gene encoding glycolate oxidase subunit GlcF, with product MQTNFTPDQLLDPHVAESEAILRKCVHCGFCTATCPTYVTLGNELDSPRGRIYLIKDMLENGRPADKDLVTHIDRCLSCLACTTTCPSGVDYMHLVDHARIHIENTYRRPLSERLIRSLLAFVLPYPARFRAALSLARLARPFAGLFDRIGPLKPMAAMLRLAPETTGAKSAPLRGNHAAAGVTRGRVAILGGCAQPVLDPGINAAAIRLLTRFGIEVVEPKGEGCCGALVHHMGREEAALADARRNVDVWTREIDAGGLDAIIVTTSGCGTVIKDYGHMLRLDPAYAEKAAKVSALAKDITEYLATLDLPERPQSGVTVAYHSACSLQHGQKVTVAPKALLKRAGFAVRDPAEAHLCCGSAGTYNILQSDISEKLKARKVRNLQALKADVIAAGNIGCITQIASAADIPILHTVELLDWAYGGKSPERLRKS from the coding sequence GTGCAGACCAATTTCACGCCCGACCAGTTGCTGGATCCGCATGTCGCCGAATCCGAAGCCATCCTGCGCAAATGCGTGCATTGCGGCTTCTGCACGGCGACCTGTCCGACCTATGTCACGCTGGGCAATGAACTCGACAGTCCGCGTGGCCGCATCTACCTGATCAAGGACATGCTGGAGAATGGCCGGCCGGCGGACAAGGATCTGGTCACCCATATCGACCGCTGCCTCTCCTGCCTTGCCTGCACCACGACCTGTCCCTCCGGCGTCGACTACATGCATCTGGTCGATCATGCGCGCATCCATATTGAAAACACCTACCGGCGGCCGCTCTCCGAACGGCTCATCCGCTCGCTGCTCGCCTTCGTGCTGCCCTATCCGGCCCGGTTTCGCGCAGCATTGAGCCTTGCCCGGCTGGCGCGTCCGTTTGCCGGCTTGTTCGATCGCATCGGCCCGCTGAAGCCGATGGCGGCAATGCTGCGGCTGGCGCCGGAGACAACCGGCGCGAAATCCGCTCCTTTGCGCGGCAATCATGCTGCTGCCGGCGTGACGCGCGGACGCGTGGCGATCCTCGGCGGCTGCGCCCAGCCGGTTCTCGATCCCGGCATCAACGCCGCCGCGATCCGCCTTCTGACGCGTTTCGGCATCGAGGTCGTCGAACCCAAAGGCGAGGGCTGCTGCGGCGCCCTCGTCCATCACATGGGTCGCGAGGAAGCCGCCCTTGCCGATGCCCGCCGCAATGTCGATGTCTGGACGCGGGAAATCGACGCGGGCGGGCTCGATGCCATCATCGTCACCACGTCTGGCTGCGGCACGGTGATCAAGGATTACGGCCATATGCTCCGCCTTGATCCGGCTTACGCCGAGAAGGCGGCGAAGGTCTCCGCGCTTGCCAAGGACATCACGGAATATCTGGCGACGCTCGATCTGCCCGAGCGGCCGCAATCCGGCGTCACGGTCGCCTACCATTCGGCCTGTTCACTGCAACACGGCCAGAAGGTGACCGTTGCGCCCAAGGCATTGCTGAAGCGTGCGGGCTTTGCCGTGCGCGATCCGGCGGAAGCGCATCTCTGCTGCGGATCGGCCGGTACCTACAATATCCTGCAGTCCGATATCTCGGAAAAGTTGAAGGCGCGCAAGGTACGTAATCTTCAGGCTCTGAAGGCAGATGTCATCGCCGCCGGCAATATCGGGTGCATCACGCAGATTGCATCTGCGGCGGATATCCCGATCCTCCACACGGTAGAGTTGCTGGACTGGGCCTATGGTGGTAAAAGTCCGGAAAGATTAAGAAAATCGTGA
- a CDS encoding L,D-transpeptidase has translation MKKTILCLMASVACAMSAPANADDRYQSRPPVIVSPDLAAPWLVQLGGQGVQRPRVYARQPQRAIVYSNSLYGRPMNRQPAAVAPVQQVAMQPQNPARAQIAPQFLPQTVSYQTHEKPGTIVIDTSQRFLYLVLDNGMARRYGVGVGKEGFGWNGTEHITRKAEWPQWNPPKEMIDREAKKGHYLPAHMEGGLANPLGARAMYLGSTLYRIHGTNAPWTIGNAVSSGCIRMRNEDVTDLYERVPVGTKVVVI, from the coding sequence ATGAAGAAGACCATTCTGTGTTTGATGGCAAGCGTCGCTTGCGCCATGTCCGCCCCGGCGAACGCTGACGACCGTTACCAGAGCCGGCCTCCGGTGATCGTCAGCCCCGACCTCGCCGCCCCGTGGCTGGTGCAGCTCGGCGGCCAGGGCGTGCAGCGCCCGCGGGTCTATGCGCGCCAGCCGCAGCGGGCGATCGTCTACAGCAACTCGCTCTACGGCCGGCCGATGAACCGCCAGCCTGCCGCCGTCGCGCCGGTGCAGCAGGTCGCCATGCAGCCGCAAAATCCGGCCCGCGCGCAGATCGCCCCGCAGTTCCTGCCCCAGACAGTGTCCTACCAGACACATGAAAAGCCCGGCACGATCGTCATCGATACGAGCCAGCGCTTCCTCTATCTGGTGCTCGACAACGGCATGGCCCGCCGCTACGGCGTCGGCGTCGGCAAGGAAGGCTTTGGCTGGAACGGCACCGAGCACATCACCCGCAAGGCCGAATGGCCGCAGTGGAACCCGCCGAAGGAAATGATCGACCGCGAGGCGAAAAAGGGACACTACCTGCCCGCCCACATGGAAGGCGGCCTTGCCAATCCGCTCGGCGCGCGCGCCATGTATCTCGGCTCGACGCTCTACCGCATCCACGGTACCAACGCGCCCTGGACAATCGGCAATGCCGTCTCGTCTGGCTGTATCCGCATGCGCAACGAGGACGTCACCGACCTCTACGAGCGCGTCCCGGTCGGCACCAAGGTCGTGGTCATCTGA
- the glcE gene encoding glycolate oxidase subunit GlcE, producing the protein MSLPLTPTTESEVADIVRDRAARGEPLSICGGNTRSGFGNPVRADTSLTTSDLSGIVSYNPSEMVLTAKSGTPVAEIEAALAEAGQMMAFEPVDHRALMGTDGEPTIGGLFAANVSGPRRFVAGAARDALLGVRFVNGRGEIVKAGGRVMKNVTGLDLVKLMAGSYGTLGIMTEVTFKVLPRPQAVETIIVDDLDDEQATSAMASAMALPVEVSGAAHLPPTVSWRYGEFGLSSGGATVLRLEGLQSSVEARAEKLVSAMAGLGALRRLNRDQSMALWQAIADVAPYADGSQKPVWRVSVAPTRGHQLVAALRLEAGIDAFYDWQGGLVWMRMEAGIEADLVRAGVRSVGGGHATLVRAAEGMRAGIAAFEPRDSAVAALEEAIRLKFDPAGIFNPGKMALKSGLVAA; encoded by the coding sequence ATGAGCCTGCCTTTGACACCGACAACGGAAAGCGAAGTCGCCGATATCGTTCGTGACCGTGCCGCCCGTGGCGAGCCCCTTTCGATTTGCGGCGGCAACACCCGCTCCGGTTTCGGCAATCCGGTCCGCGCCGACACGTCGCTGACGACGTCAGACCTTTCCGGCATCGTTTCCTACAATCCATCCGAAATGGTGCTGACCGCGAAATCCGGCACACCTGTGGCCGAAATCGAGGCGGCGCTCGCCGAGGCAGGCCAGATGATGGCTTTTGAACCGGTCGACCATCGCGCGCTGATGGGGACCGATGGCGAGCCGACGATCGGTGGGTTGTTTGCCGCCAATGTTTCTGGTCCCCGCCGCTTCGTGGCAGGTGCCGCGCGTGATGCGCTGCTCGGCGTTCGTTTCGTCAACGGCCGCGGCGAAATCGTCAAGGCCGGCGGGCGGGTGATGAAGAACGTCACGGGCCTTGATCTCGTCAAGCTGATGGCCGGATCCTACGGCACGCTCGGCATCATGACCGAAGTCACGTTCAAGGTTCTACCGCGTCCGCAGGCCGTGGAAACCATTATCGTGGACGATCTGGACGACGAGCAGGCGACGTCCGCGATGGCGAGCGCCATGGCGCTGCCGGTCGAAGTCTCCGGCGCCGCCCATCTGCCGCCGACCGTTTCCTGGCGCTACGGAGAGTTCGGCCTGTCTTCGGGCGGCGCGACCGTCCTGCGTCTGGAGGGTCTCCAAAGCTCCGTCGAGGCGCGGGCGGAAAAGCTTGTCTCCGCCATGGCCGGTCTGGGTGCCTTACGGCGGCTGAACCGGGACCAGAGCATGGCGCTTTGGCAGGCGATCGCCGATGTCGCGCCCTATGCGGATGGTTCGCAAAAGCCCGTCTGGCGGGTCTCCGTTGCGCCGACCAGGGGTCATCAACTGGTCGCAGCCCTTCGCCTCGAAGCCGGTATCGACGCCTTTTACGACTGGCAGGGCGGTCTCGTCTGGATGCGGATGGAAGCGGGCATCGAGGCCGATCTCGTGCGCGCCGGCGTCCGCAGCGTCGGCGGCGGTCACGCGACACTTGTGCGCGCCGCCGAAGGGATGCGCGCCGGCATCGCCGCGTTCGAGCCGCGTGACAGCGCGGTCGCGGCGCTGGAGGAGGCGATTCGACTGAAATTCGACCCCGCCGGCATCTTCAATCCCGGCAAGATGGCACTGAAATCCGGCCTCGTGGCGGCGTGA
- a CDS encoding DNA-3-methyladenine glycosylase I, protein MSDDGLIMGDDGNHRCFWYGGLPDYMRYHDEEWGYPVTDDIRLFEKICLEGFQSGLSWLTILRKRDNFRAAFAGFDFHKVALFDDADIERCLADKGIVRHRGKIVSTINNARRAVDLKAEFGTLARYFWSFEPKPEERPATMDWATLKANPTTPASVRLSKDLKKRGWSFVGPTTVYAFMQAMGLVNDHIEGCCCREKALGARQALATP, encoded by the coding sequence ATGTCGGACGACGGCTTGATCATGGGCGACGATGGCAATCACCGCTGCTTCTGGTATGGCGGTCTCCCCGACTATATGCGCTATCACGACGAGGAATGGGGATATCCGGTGACCGACGATATCCGCCTGTTCGAGAAGATCTGCCTGGAAGGCTTCCAGTCGGGGCTTTCCTGGCTCACCATCCTCCGCAAGCGCGACAATTTCCGAGCTGCCTTCGCCGGCTTCGACTTCCACAAGGTCGCACTCTTCGACGATGCCGACATCGAGCGCTGCCTTGCCGACAAGGGCATTGTCCGTCACCGCGGCAAGATCGTCTCGACGATCAACAATGCCCGCCGCGCCGTCGACCTGAAGGCCGAGTTCGGCACGCTCGCTCGCTATTTCTGGAGTTTCGAACCCAAGCCCGAGGAACGCCCCGCGACCATGGACTGGGCGACGCTGAAGGCCAATCCGACGACACCCGCCTCTGTGCGCCTGTCGAAGGACCTGAAGAAGCGGGGCTGGTCCTTCGTCGGACCGACGACGGTCTATGCCTTCATGCAGGCCATGGGCCTCGTCAACGATCATATCGAGGGCTGCTGCTGCCGGGAAAAGGCACTCGGCGCACGCCAGGCCCTCGCCACGCCGTGA
- a CDS encoding DUF4870 family protein — protein MSENGQSFPDSKGLLEPGKTNVQLIYVLYLFGFIVGITPLIGVVIAYLNRGKAGGWVESHYDWLIRTFWIGLLFSLVSLVLTFVFIGILLFVATAVWMIARCIVGLQKSGNEEPIANPKSWIL, from the coding sequence ATGAGTGAAAACGGACAGTCCTTCCCGGACTCCAAAGGTCTTCTCGAACCGGGCAAGACCAATGTGCAGTTGATCTATGTTCTCTACCTCTTCGGCTTCATCGTCGGCATTACGCCGCTGATCGGCGTGGTGATCGCCTATCTCAACCGAGGCAAGGCCGGCGGCTGGGTAGAGAGCCACTACGACTGGCTGATCCGCACCTTCTGGATCGGTCTCCTGTTCAGCCTCGTCTCGCTGGTCCTGACCTTCGTCTTCATCGGCATCCTGCTCTTTGTGGCGACCGCCGTCTGGATGATCGCCCGCTGCATCGTCGGGCTGCAGAAGTCCGGCAACGAAGAGCCGATCGCCAATCCGAAATCCTGGATCCTTTAA
- a CDS encoding outer membrane protein produces the protein MILLPASHAAFAEMQFSAYGGIQGAFDSNVEVTGQSDFDAKWEGKSVTKFPPYWGVRGLYWLDDFGYSNWGVSLDYTHAKVYATDSTMAAAGDWTHFEFTDGLNLLTVNAIYRFTNFSPSWTPYVGVGAGINVPHVEVTRGSGSTFDYQFGGAAFQVQAGVDYKLTDKWSMFAEYKGNYSMVDVDIDNNASLKTNIWTNAVNVGVTYHW, from the coding sequence ATGATCCTGCTCCCGGCAAGTCATGCCGCCTTCGCCGAGATGCAGTTTTCGGCTTACGGCGGCATTCAGGGCGCTTTCGACAGCAACGTCGAGGTTACCGGCCAGTCTGACTTCGACGCCAAGTGGGAAGGCAAGTCCGTCACCAAGTTTCCGCCCTACTGGGGTGTCCGCGGCCTCTACTGGCTCGACGATTTCGGCTACTCCAACTGGGGTGTATCTCTCGACTATACCCACGCCAAGGTCTACGCCACCGACAGCACCATGGCTGCGGCTGGTGACTGGACACACTTCGAGTTCACCGACGGCCTCAACCTGCTGACGGTCAATGCGATCTACCGCTTCACCAACTTCTCGCCCAGCTGGACGCCTTATGTCGGCGTCGGTGCCGGTATCAACGTGCCGCATGTCGAGGTCACCCGTGGATCGGGCAGCACGTTCGATTACCAGTTCGGCGGCGCCGCCTTCCAGGTGCAGGCGGGCGTGGATTACAAGCTGACCGACAAGTGGTCGATGTTTGCCGAATACAAGGGCAACTATTCGATGGTCGACGTCGACATCGACAACAATGCCTCGCTGAAGACCAACATCTGGACCAATGCGGTCAACGTCGGCGTCACCTACCACTGGTAA